A window of Paenibacillus sp. genomic DNA:
CGGTCCGGAAGACGTATTCCAAGAGCTCCGGCTCGCCACGCGCGGCGCGCCGGCCGATTACAGCGGCATTACGTACGAGCGGCTGAAGAAGGAAGGCGGCGTCTTCTGGCCGTGTCCGGCCGAGGACCACCCGGGAACGCCGCGGTTGTACCGCGAGCGGTTCGCGCATGCGGACGGCAAAGCGAAGCTGCACCCGATCAAGCCGGGGATGCCCGCCGAGACGACGAGCCGCGAGTTCCCGTACATCCTGACGACCGGCCGCGTCGGCAGCCAATATCTGAGCGGCGTGCAAACGCGCCGGACGGAGCAGTTGCACGCGAAATCGCCCGTGCCGGTCGCGGAGGTGCATTCCTCCGTCGCCGCGCGCATCGGGCTTCGCCCGAACGATCGCATTCGCTTGACGTCGAAGCGGGGCACGGCCGTGTTCCCGGTTCGCGTCAGCGACGACATTCACCCGACGACCGTATTCGTGCCGTTCCATTGGGGCGGCGACCATTCGATCAACCGGCTTACGAACGACGCGCTGCATCCGATCAGCCGGATGCCGGAATTCAAAATTTGCGCGGTCCAAGTCGGCCGCGAGGGGGAATCCGTATGAACGTACTGCGCATCGTCGGAGGAGACGAGCGAACGAGAGCCGAAGTGGCGGCGAGGACGGCGGACTGCGGCTGCGCGAACGCGACGATCGCGCTCGCCCGCTCGAAAGCGGACTGGGCGCTGCTCAACCGGCTCGAGGGGAACGTCGCCGTCATCGTGTTCGACCGCGGTTACGCCGATCCGGAGTTCGGCGAGTGGCCGGTGTTCCATATCGACGACCTCGAAGCGTGCGTCGAGTATCTCGCCTGCATCCGGGCGTTCGACCCGCACGAGGGCGGACTCGATTTCGCGGAATACGCTTGGTGAAACGAATATCGTATTGAGGTTTGGGAACGCTGCGGCGTTCCTTTTTTTGCGCTCGATGTCGGTATACAGGTCATGGCGGTGGCGACGTCGAATTTTTTCAGAATGCTTATTGACTCTCACGTAACGTAAGGCCTTATGCTCGAATCGAAGGGAGGTTAGCGGCGATGCTGCGAGTGAAAGAAGTCGCGAAGCTTGCGGGGATCAGCGTGCGCACGCTGCATCATTACGACGAGATCGGACTGCTCGTTCCGGAGCATGTGACGGAGGCCGGCTACCGTATGTACTCCGAGCGCGATCTCGAGCGGCTTCAGCACATTCTGTTTTTGAAGGAGCTGGACCTACCCCTTCAACGCATTAAGGCGATCGTCGACGATCCGGCGTACGACCGCGTGGAGGCGTTGGAGGCGCATCGGCGGCTGATGTACGAGAAGCGCGACCGCCTCGATCGAGTGATCGCGACGCTGGATAAGACGATTCGGCACGCGAAAGGAGAGATTACGATGAGCAACGAGGAAAAGTTCGAAGGGTTCGATTTCAGCAAAAACCCGTATGAGCAAGAGGCGCGCGAGCGCTGGGGCGACCAAGCGGTCGACGAGGCGAACCGGCGCATCCAAAGCAAAACGCCGGAGGAGCAGCAGGCGATGGGCGAGCGGATGAACGCGCTGTTCGCGAAGCTCGCCGCGGTTCGAACGCTGGCGCCCGATTCCGACGAAGCGCAGGCGGCCGTCAAGGAGTGGTACGATTTCCTGAACGACAACATCCAGACGTACTCGCTTGAGGTGTTCAAGGGGCTTGGGCAAATGTACGTCGACGACGAGCGCTTTACGCGCAACATCGACAAGTTCGGGGAAGGGCTCGCCGCGTTCTTGCGGGACGCGATGGCCGTCTTCGCGGATCGCGCGCAGCAGGCGTGAGGCATGCTAGGGAGGGAAGCCGCCGATGGGCGGCTTTCTTGCGTTCGGGAGCGGGGCGAGGGGTATGGGACGGTTCGAGAGTGGGGCCAGTGGAGATGCGGCGACTCGGTAACAGCGCAAAATTAGTGCGGTTAAGCGGGAACGGACCGATTTTTGCGCGGTTGGCGGAGGCTGGGGCGGGGGAACGGTGCGAGAGTGGGGCTAGTGGGGATGAGGCGGCTCGGTAACAGCGCAAAATTAGTGCGGTTAAGCGGGAACAGATCGAATTTTGTGCGGTTGGCGGAGGTTGGGGCGGGGGAGTGGTGCGAGATCGGGGCCAGTGGGGACGCAGCGGCTTGGCGACAGCGCAACATTTGTGCGGTTAAGCGGGAACGGATCAGATTTTGTGCGGTTGGCGGAAGCTGGGGCGGGGGAACGGTGCGAGAGTGGGGCCAGTGGAGATGCGGCGGTTCGGCGACAGCGCAAATTTTGTGCGGTTAAGCGGGAACGGATCAAATGTTGTGCGGTTGGCGGAGGCTGGGGCGGGGGAACGGTGCGAGAGTGGGGCTAGTGGGGACGCAGCGACTCGGCGACAGCGTAAATTTTGTGCGGTTAAGCGGGAACGGACCGAATTTTGTGCGGTTGGCGGAGGTGGGTAGGTGCTTACGGTTCTGAACCTATGGCCCTAATTTTTGCGGCTGGGAGGGGGAGATGCGTAACTTTTCCGTGGGACGGCGCGTCTGTGATAAAAGAGACAATCCAGATCGGCAAGGTGATAGGCAAAATGATACGAATGCGACGGTTGGCGGCGGCGGCGCTGCTTCTGTTCGGGCTCGGCTGCGGGGCGCTGTGGGGCGTCAATCGGTGGGTGGAGACGGCGAGCGCCCCTTACATCGTAGCCCCGGCGTATGCGCCGGAAGCGGACGCGGTGCTGATCCTCGGCGCCCGGGTATATTCGGAGACGCGGGTGTCGCCGATGCTGCACGATCGCCTTACGGCCGGACTCGCTTTATACGAAGCGGGGAAAGCACCGAAAATCATCGTCAGCGGCGACAACGGCCAAGAGGAATACGACGAAGTGAACGCGATGAAGACGTTCCTCATCGAGCGCGGGGTGCCGCCGGAAGACATTTTCATGGACCATGCCGGATTCAGTACATACGAGAGCTTGTACCGGGCGAGGGCGATATTCGGCGTCGACCGGGCGATCGTCGTGACGCAGGGCTACCATCTGAAGCGGGCCGTGTACGTCGGGCGGGCGCTCGGCGTGGACGCGTACGGCGTCGCGAGCGATCCCCGCGCGTACGCCGGGGCGGAGCGGTACGAAGCGAGGGAGAAGCTCGCGCGGGCGAAAGACTTCGTGCTCGTGCACACGAGTCGGCCGAAGCCGACGTATCTCGGCGAACCGTTCCCGATCACCGGCGACGGACGCGCGACCCACGATTGACGAACGAACGACGCCCCGGCTGCTGTCAACCAGCGGCCGGGGCGCGAATGTTATTTCTCGTGTTTGATTTTGAAATCGGCGATCACTTTCTTGTTCGCCATTTCCTTCAAAGCGTTCTTGAGCCGATCCGGGGAGACGTCCGCGGACAGGCCGAGCCGCTCCTTCAGCAGCGCATATTCCTTCTCGTAATCGGCATCGCTCTTCTTGTTCACGGCACGCCTCCTACCCCTTCGTCGCGACCGACGGCTTCTGCCCTTTCGCGGCGACCTCCGCCTCGAAATACGCCTTCAGCTCCGCGGCCTTCCGCGGATCCTCGAGCTTGATTTTGTCCTTGATGAACTTCTCGACGAGCGTTTCCCAAGTGGGCGCCAGCTTCTGGATCGACATCATGCGGATCGCGTTTTTCACCATTCTTCGTTCTTTCGCGTTGGAATATACATCCTTATAATATTGGACGCGCTCGAAGTCGAGATGGTCGAACACCGCGCGGAAAATGTCGCCGGTCATGCGCGCGTCGTCCAGCGCCCGATGCGCGGACCCTTCGTTCGCGATGCCGAGGTCGAGCAGCGCCGCTTCGACGCTGACGTCGTTCGTCACGTTCTTATAGCGGATGTACCCTTTCAGCAGATCGTAGTAAGGAATGGCCAGCCAATAAGCGTCGTCCAGCTTGTGCATGCGCACGTCCAGAACGATGCGCTTCATGTCTTCGCCGCCCCACGTGACGAACATGAACTCCTCGCTCCGGTCGAGCCACTCGCGGAACGCGGCGATCGCCTTCGGGAAGCCCGGCGCGGCGTCGATGCCTTCCTGCGGGATGCCGGTCTTCTCTTTAATGAAATTGTTCAGCTTCGAAAAATAGACGGGCTTCACGAGCGTCGTGAACTCGTCGATATATTTCAGCGAACCGTTCAGCCGGACCGCGCCGATTTCGATCACTTCCATCGGCAGGTCGCTGGCGAACTTCCGCCCGTTGAATTCGATATCTAAAATTATATAATCCATGCGCGCATCCTCCTGTCGCTCGCCTTTATCCTCCCCTATTGTAGCAGAAACTTGCCAATAACGGGGAATCGGCGGCGGGAAGCGTGCCCGCGCCCGAAATTACGGCGCCGCCGCCCGGCGCAGCACGGCGAAGCCGTACGGCGGCAGCTTGAGCCGTTCGCCGATCGCGGCGGCGCCTACGCTCCCGAACGCGAGGCGCCAGCCGCCTTCGCCGGCGGGAAGCGGGAACGCCGCTTCCGCTTCGGACCGGTTGAGCGCGACGAGCAGGCGCTCGCTCCCGTCTTCGCGCGCGTACAGCACGCGCGCATCGCCCGGTTCCGCGAGCAGGAACCGGATCGCGCCCGCGCGCAGCGCCGAATGCGCGCGGCGAAGGCGAATCGCGTCTTTGTAGAACGCGAGCAGCTCCCGATCCTGCTCCGCAGGATCCCAGACCATGCAGCGGCGGCAGTCGGGGTCGCCTTCGCCCGCCATGCCGACCTCGTCGCCGTAATAGATGCAAGGCGCTCCGGGGAAGGTGAGCTGGAACAGCGCCGCCAGCTTCATCCGCCGGCGGTCTCCGCCGCATACCGTCAGCAGGCGAGGGGTATCGTGCGAGTCAAGCAGATTGAACATCGCTTCGGACGCCTGCCGCGGATACGAGGCGAGCTGCCGCTGCATCGCGTCGGCGAAGCCGCGCGCGTCGAGCTTGTCGCGGGCGAAGAAGTCGAGCGCCGCCCCCGTGAACGGGTAGTTCATGACGGCGTCGAATTGGTCGCCCTGCAGCCACATGACGGCGTCGTGGAACATTTCCCCCAGGATATAGCAGTCCGGCTTCGCCGCCTTCACGACGTCGCGGAACTTCCGCCAAAACCGGTGATCGACCTCGTTCGCGACGTCGAGCCGCCAGCCGTCGATGCCGACCTCTTCGATCCAATACCGGGCGACGCCGAGCAAATAGTCCTGCACGTCCGGATGCGACGTGTTCAGCTTCGGCATGTGCTCCTCGAAGGCGAAAGCGTCGTACGAGGGGACGCCGTCCTCCTTGCGGAGCGGGAACGAACGGACGTGGAACCAGTCCGCGTATTTCGACGCGGCGCCTTTCGCTTTCACGTCGAGGAACGGCGCGAACGTTCCGCCCGCGTGGTTGAACACCGCGTCGAGCATGACGCGGATGCCTCGCGCATGGCAGGCGGCGACGAGCGTCTTGAGCAGCGCGTTGTCGCCGAAATGCCGATCGACGCGCAAATAATCTTCCGTGTCGTATTTATGGTTCGTGCGCGCCTGGAAAAGCGGCGTGAAGTAAATCGCGTTCACGCCGAGCTCCGTCAAATGGTCGAGCCGCTCCAGCACTCCCTGCAGGTCGCCGCCGAAATAGTTGTGCCACTCCGGCTTGCCGCCCCACGGCAGCGCGCCTTCGGGATCGTTCGACGGGTCGCCGTTCGAGAACCGCTCGGGGAAGATTTGATAGAACACCGCGTCCTTCACCCAGGCCGGCGGCCGGAACAGCTCCGAGGCGTGAAGGAACGGGAATTCGAACAGACCGAAATGCTCCTCGGGCGCCTCCGCGGAAAATCCTTTCTCCGTATACCACAGCGTCATTCCGCCGTCCGCGTCACGGGACTTCAACGCGAACGCGTACGCGAGCCGCCGGAATTCGGGCTGCACGTCCGCCTCCCAATAGTCGAACAGCTCGTCCTCGTACGTCTTGCGCATCGA
This region includes:
- a CDS encoding alpha-glycosidase, producing the protein MLKEAVYHRPKLNWAFAYDERTVVLRLRAKRGDLTAAEVLYGDKFQPFAAMRTASMRKTYEDELFDYWEADVQPEFRRLAYAFALKSRDADGGMTLWYTEKGFSAEAPEEHFGLFEFPFLHASELFRPPAWVKDAVFYQIFPERFSNGDPSNDPEGALPWGGKPEWHNYFGGDLQGVLERLDHLTELGVNAIYFTPLFQARTNHKYDTEDYLRVDRHFGDNALLKTLVAACHARGIRVMLDAVFNHAGGTFAPFLDVKAKGAASKYADWFHVRSFPLRKEDGVPSYDAFAFEEHMPKLNTSHPDVQDYLLGVARYWIEEVGIDGWRLDVANEVDHRFWRKFRDVVKAAKPDCYILGEMFHDAVMWLQGDQFDAVMNYPFTGAALDFFARDKLDARGFADAMQRQLASYPRQASEAMFNLLDSHDTPRLLTVCGGDRRRMKLAALFQLTFPGAPCIYYGDEVGMAGEGDPDCRRCMVWDPAEQDRELLAFYKDAIRLRRAHSALRAGAIRFLLAEPGDARVLYAREDGSERLLVALNRSEAEAAFPLPAGEGGWRLAFGSVGAAAIGERLKLPPYGFAVLRRAAAP
- a CDS encoding 3'-5' exonuclease: MDYIILDIEFNGRKFASDLPMEVIEIGAVRLNGSLKYIDEFTTLVKPVYFSKLNNFIKEKTGIPQEGIDAAPGFPKAIAAFREWLDRSEEFMFVTWGGEDMKRIVLDVRMHKLDDAYWLAIPYYDLLKGYIRYKNVTNDVSVEAALLDLGIANEGSAHRALDDARMTGDIFRAVFDHLDFERVQYYKDVYSNAKERRMVKNAIRMMSIQKLAPTWETLVEKFIKDKIKLEDPRKAAELKAYFEAEVAAKGQKPSVATKG
- a CDS encoding SanA/YdcF family protein, encoding MIRMRRLAAAALLLFGLGCGALWGVNRWVETASAPYIVAPAYAPEADAVLILGARVYSETRVSPMLHDRLTAGLALYEAGKAPKIIVSGDNGQEEYDEVNAMKTFLIERGVPPEDIFMDHAGFSTYESLYRARAIFGVDRAIVVTQGYHLKRAVYVGRALGVDAYGVASDPRAYAGAERYEAREKLARAKDFVLVHTSRPKPTYLGEPFPITGDGRATHD
- a CDS encoding MerR family transcriptional regulator; the protein is MLRVKEVAKLAGISVRTLHHYDEIGLLVPEHVTEAGYRMYSERDLERLQHILFLKELDLPLQRIKAIVDDPAYDRVEALEAHRRLMYEKRDRLDRVIATLDKTIRHAKGEITMSNEEKFEGFDFSKNPYEQEARERWGDQAVDEANRRIQSKTPEEQQAMGERMNALFAKLAAVRTLAPDSDEAQAAVKEWYDFLNDNIQTYSLEVFKGLGQMYVDDERFTRNIDKFGEGLAAFLRDAMAVFADRAQQA